A window from Bombus pascuorum chromosome 12, iyBomPasc1.1, whole genome shotgun sequence encodes these proteins:
- the LOC132912523 gene encoding uncharacterized protein LOC132912523 isoform X3 has product MRFDQETRTERCPQKGVVKQVASKLLRALSEKGLALLVNHGIPECKMKAAYRAFDAFCELPEEMRTKYERNESNYGYVKPGPSKYTDEKEARHVFNVTGRGPLPDEEIPGFKSAVDELARDFKQLSAMLLTALAVGLEQSPDFLLSKHSRMLGPGNESTLRLLYYPPLGAPAPGLARCSAHCDYGTFTLLAQDCEGGLEIQTPHGERWGRVGHLPGAILVNTGDILANWTNNQLPALRHRVVVPEHCGRGRHSIAFFVHPDTNTLIEPLDTKIAQANQEPALCRLQKKKRGVMTAYHHIQRRLRETYAS; this is encoded by the exons GGACTGAGAGATGTCCTCAGAAGGGTGTCGTGAAGCAAGTAGCTTCGAAGCTGCTAAGGGCGCTGTCCGAGAAAGGACTGGCCTTGCTCGTCAACCACGGCATTCCAGAATGCAAG atGAAAGCAGCTTACAGAGCTTTTGATGCATTCTGCGAACTCCCAGAGGAAATGCGAACCAAGTACGAACGCAATGAGAGCAACTACGGATACGTGAAACCAGGACCAtcaaa ATACACCGATGAGAAAGAAGCTCGACATGTTTTCAATGTGACCGGACGCGGACCTCTTCCGGACGAGGAAATACCTGGTTTCAAATCGGCGGTCGACGAACTTGCTCGTGATTTCAAGCAACTATCCGCAATGCTTTTAACT GCTCTGGCCGTGGGCCTAGAGCAATCCCCTGATTTCCTGCTGTCGAAGCATTCGCGCATGCTGGGACCTGGTAACGAGTCGACCCTTCGTCTTCTTTACTATCCTCCTCTTGGTGCACCAGCGCCAGGATTGGCTCGTTGTAGCGCTCATTGCGATTATGGAACTTTCACTTTGTTAGCACAG gaTTGCGAAGGTGGTCTAGAAATACAGACTCCTCATGGTGAACGATGGGGAAGAGTCGGTCATCTCCCAGGTGCAATTTTGGTGAATACCGGGGACATATTAGCGAACTGGACAAACAATCAATTACCAGCATTAAGACACCGAGTTGTTGTACCAGAACATTGTGGTCGAGGTCGTCATTCCATTGCATTTTTCGTGCATCCAGATACTAATACTCTTATCGAACCTTTAGATACAAAAATCGCACAAGCCAACCAAGAACCAGCACTGTGCCgtttacagaaaaagaaacgcgGTGTTATGACTGCGTATCACCATATTCAACGTCGACTTCGAGAAACTTATGCTTCTTAA
- the LOC132912510 gene encoding translation initiation factor IF-2, mitochondrial, producing MKINMAASVVRVYIQSGLSRQVSEVARREQSINHTLQTLNVLHIQRQYYHTTLASFKQKNNEKKTMVFNEEMLNNFPNKQFKKKSLPVIEVWENMTIKELAKSAKRDINDVLDVVRIVSGKDIYDKNSILSSGHLISTITKKLGANSKIISKQTSNIDTKYKDITRRPPADKSQLVRRHPVVTIMGHVDHGKTTLLDALRHTSVVQSEFGGITQRIAAFDVTLDSGERVTFLDTPGHAAFTSMRYRGAYATDIVVLVVAADDGVKEQTLQSIKMAKNAKVPIIVAINKIDKPNIDIKRTQHELAGHGIVVEELGGEVQCVKISALKGTNLQELTEAIVIQAELMDLKGDPAGLVEGVVIECSNHVGRGKLVTALIQRGTLKKGCLLVSGLAHAKVRAMFNDSGHPILEAKPSDAIQITGWKELPDVGDEMLEVENDKILQQVLKFREKERNETLAKQHKAVAEQRLQEHLIEYRNLLEIRRAFGRDKTVMRTVKEKLAEKEKKRKIEDPTPTVNIIIKGDVAGSVEALLDIFDSYKCDKICRLNIVHYGVGSITSSDIELADTFKAIIYGFNVKAIKTVEEEATTKGIPLRLYNIVYKLIDNVKAEINSLLPEVNIEEITGEATILQKFDINEKNKKVSVAGCRCVKGVLLKSGLYHIVRGNENIFTGKLVSMRHLKNEMSSIETNLECGLRFEDPTLSFQPGDNIICVRIKRDKQKLDWDPGF from the exons atgaaaataaatatggctGCGTCCGTGGTTAGAGTATATATTCAATCtgg tttatCAAGGCAAGTATCAGAAGTAGCACGGCGAGAACAAAGTATAAATCATACTTTACAAACCTTGAATGTATTACATATTCAACGGCAATATTATCATACTACCCTAGCttcttttaaacaaaaaaataatgaaaaa aaaacTATGGTATTTAATgaagaaatgttaaataattttccaaataaacaatttaagaAAAAGTCACTCCCAGTAATAGAAGTATGGGAAAATATGACAATCAAAGAATTAGCAAAATCTGCTAAAAGGGATATTAATGATGTTTTAGATGTAGTTCGTATTGTAAGTGGCAAagatatttatgataaaaatagtattttatcAAGTGGACATTTAATATCTACCATAACTAAAAAACTTGGtgcaaattctaaaattatttcaaagcaAACTTCAAATATAGATACAAAGTATAAAGACATTACAAGAag ACCTCCAGCAGATAAGTCTCAATTAGTAAGACGACATCCAGTGGTAACAATAATGGGGCATGTTGATCATGGTAAAACTACTTTACTCGATGCATTACGACATACGTCTGTTGTACAGTCTGAATTTGGTGGAATTACACAACGCATTGCCGCCTTTGATG TAACTCTGGATTCTGGAGAACGAGTAACATTTTTGGATACACCTGGCCATGCTGCTTTTACCTCTATGCGATACAGAGGGGCATATGCAACAGATATTGTAGTGTTAGTAGTAGCAGCTGATGATGGTGTCAAAGAACAAACCTTACAGAGtataaaaatggcaaaaaatGCCAAAGTTCCAATTATTGTGGCtatcaataaaattgataaaccTAACATTGATATT AAAAGGACACAACATGAACTTGCAGGTCATGGAATTGTAGTTGAAGAACTTGGTGGTGAGGTACAATGTGTGAAAATATCTGCTTTAAAGGGAACTAATTTACAAGAATTAACAGAAGCTATAGTCATACAAGCGGAATTAATGGATTTGAAAGGGGATCCTGCAGGCTTAGTAGAAGGTGTTGTTATTGAATGTAGTAATCATGTTGGTCGTGGAAAATTAGTGACAGCTTTAATTCAGCGTGGTACTTTAAAGAAAGGATGTTTGTTAG tctCTGGACTAGCACATGCTAAAGTAAGAGCTATGTTTAATGATTCTGGCCACCCTATTTTGGAAGCTAAACCATCAGACGCGATACAAATCACTGGATGGAAAGAATTACCTGATGTTGGAGATGAAATGCTAGAagtagaaaatgataaaatattgcaacaaGTTCTTAAAtttagagagaaagagcgcaATGAAACTTTAGCTAAACAACATAAAGCTGTTGCCGAACAAAGACTACAAGAACATCTCATT GAATATCGAAACCTGTTAGAAATTAGAAGAGCATTTGGAAGAGATAAAACAGTAATGAGAACGGTGAAAGAAAAACTggctgaaaaagaaaaaaaacgtaaaataGAGGATCCTACTCCAacagttaatattattataaaaggtGATGTAGCGGGAAGTGTCGAGgcattattagatatttttgaCTCATATAAATGTGATAAAATATGCCGACTAAACATTGTTCACTATGGTGTTGGATCCATCACAAGCTCGGACATAGAATTAGCGGATACATTTAAag CAATTATTTACGGGTTTAATGTGAAGGCAATTAAAACAGTAGAAGAAGAGGCCACTACAAAAGGCATACCTCTTCGActgtataacattgtatataaACTTATCGATAATGTTAAGGCAGAAATTAATAGTTTACTACCTGAAGTcaatatcgaagaaataacag gtgaagcaacgatattacaaaaatttgatataaatgaaaaaaataagaaagtaaGCGTTGCAGGTTGCCGTTGCGTTAAAGGCGTTCTTTTAAAATCTGGACTGTATCATATAGTAAGAGGaaatgagaatatttttacag GAAAATTGGTATCAATGAGACATTTAAAGAATGAAATGTCGTCGATAGAAACTAATCTCGAATGTGGTCTCAGATTTGAAGATCCAACGTTATCATTCCAACCTGgagataatattatttgcgTCAGAATAAAAAGGGATAAACAAAAGCTTGATTGGGATCCTGGATTTTAA
- the LOC132912523 gene encoding uncharacterized protein LOC132912523 isoform X4 gives MTSQYFIISHIHSSIGSNKPSVLITSAGIELKIIGERNTSDEMKAAYRAFDAFCELPEEMRTKYERNESNYGYVKPGPSKYTDEKEARHVFNVTGRGPLPDEEIPGFKSAVDELARDFKQLSAMLLTALAVGLEQSPDFLLSKHSRMLGPGNESTLRLLYYPPLGAPAPGLARCSAHCDYGTFTLLAQDCEGGLEIQTPHGERWGRVGHLPGAILVNTGDILANWTNNQLPALRHRVVVPEHCGRGRHSIAFFVHPDTNTLIEPLDTKIAQANQEPALCRLQKKKRGVMTAYHHIQRRLRETYAS, from the exons ATGACGTCACAGTATTTCATTATCAGCCACATACACAGCTCAATTGGTTCAAACAAACCGTCGGTTTTAATTACCTCGGCTggaatcgaattaaaaattattggcGAGAGGAATACGAGCGACGAG atGAAAGCAGCTTACAGAGCTTTTGATGCATTCTGCGAACTCCCAGAGGAAATGCGAACCAAGTACGAACGCAATGAGAGCAACTACGGATACGTGAAACCAGGACCAtcaaa ATACACCGATGAGAAAGAAGCTCGACATGTTTTCAATGTGACCGGACGCGGACCTCTTCCGGACGAGGAAATACCTGGTTTCAAATCGGCGGTCGACGAACTTGCTCGTGATTTCAAGCAACTATCCGCAATGCTTTTAACT GCTCTGGCCGTGGGCCTAGAGCAATCCCCTGATTTCCTGCTGTCGAAGCATTCGCGCATGCTGGGACCTGGTAACGAGTCGACCCTTCGTCTTCTTTACTATCCTCCTCTTGGTGCACCAGCGCCAGGATTGGCTCGTTGTAGCGCTCATTGCGATTATGGAACTTTCACTTTGTTAGCACAG gaTTGCGAAGGTGGTCTAGAAATACAGACTCCTCATGGTGAACGATGGGGAAGAGTCGGTCATCTCCCAGGTGCAATTTTGGTGAATACCGGGGACATATTAGCGAACTGGACAAACAATCAATTACCAGCATTAAGACACCGAGTTGTTGTACCAGAACATTGTGGTCGAGGTCGTCATTCCATTGCATTTTTCGTGCATCCAGATACTAATACTCTTATCGAACCTTTAGATACAAAAATCGCACAAGCCAACCAAGAACCAGCACTGTGCCgtttacagaaaaagaaacgcgGTGTTATGACTGCGTATCACCATATTCAACGTCGACTTCGAGAAACTTATGCTTCTTAA
- the LOC132912523 gene encoding uncharacterized protein LOC132912523 isoform X1 has product MSCCTSAPIVTQTCETLLSKCEVPIIDLAHMGTERCPQKGVVKQVASKLLRALSEKGLALLVNHGIPECKMKAAYRAFDAFCELPEEMRTKYERNESNYGYVKPGPSKYTDEKEARHVFNVTGRGPLPDEEIPGFKSAVDELARDFKQLSAMLLTALAVGLEQSPDFLLSKHSRMLGPGNESTLRLLYYPPLGAPAPGLARCSAHCDYGTFTLLAQDCEGGLEIQTPHGERWGRVGHLPGAILVNTGDILANWTNNQLPALRHRVVVPEHCGRGRHSIAFFVHPDTNTLIEPLDTKIAQANQEPALCRLQKKKRGVMTAYHHIQRRLRETYAS; this is encoded by the exons GGACTGAGAGATGTCCTCAGAAGGGTGTCGTGAAGCAAGTAGCTTCGAAGCTGCTAAGGGCGCTGTCCGAGAAAGGACTGGCCTTGCTCGTCAACCACGGCATTCCAGAATGCAAG atGAAAGCAGCTTACAGAGCTTTTGATGCATTCTGCGAACTCCCAGAGGAAATGCGAACCAAGTACGAACGCAATGAGAGCAACTACGGATACGTGAAACCAGGACCAtcaaa ATACACCGATGAGAAAGAAGCTCGACATGTTTTCAATGTGACCGGACGCGGACCTCTTCCGGACGAGGAAATACCTGGTTTCAAATCGGCGGTCGACGAACTTGCTCGTGATTTCAAGCAACTATCCGCAATGCTTTTAACT GCTCTGGCCGTGGGCCTAGAGCAATCCCCTGATTTCCTGCTGTCGAAGCATTCGCGCATGCTGGGACCTGGTAACGAGTCGACCCTTCGTCTTCTTTACTATCCTCCTCTTGGTGCACCAGCGCCAGGATTGGCTCGTTGTAGCGCTCATTGCGATTATGGAACTTTCACTTTGTTAGCACAG gaTTGCGAAGGTGGTCTAGAAATACAGACTCCTCATGGTGAACGATGGGGAAGAGTCGGTCATCTCCCAGGTGCAATTTTGGTGAATACCGGGGACATATTAGCGAACTGGACAAACAATCAATTACCAGCATTAAGACACCGAGTTGTTGTACCAGAACATTGTGGTCGAGGTCGTCATTCCATTGCATTTTTCGTGCATCCAGATACTAATACTCTTATCGAACCTTTAGATACAAAAATCGCACAAGCCAACCAAGAACCAGCACTGTGCCgtttacagaaaaagaaacgcgGTGTTATGACTGCGTATCACCATATTCAACGTCGACTTCGAGAAACTTATGCTTCTTAA
- the LOC132912549 gene encoding inner centromere protein A-like, with product MSDSMERDKVEMFTSKEREEEEEEMKRELIDMKMYETWYTYKDMKEILGFINESKDMANMTNDEKDTQKELIQSTSECTSEVMLKANLAQELEIQEHNDATQSIHSYKPNHTSPIHERTSSHGCSNSDLAAAIADSRNPMYRGKKFDSKDTFIRLQDNSNIRDNYSHSTSKYISLKSKNSLQDSDIINSAETKMDTNSECDQKLDRWQINPLDSCVSENDVPLQEPNRPVVEDRMPFRLCKDAQTPETLEKLLPELNFYLKQTAELWHSWHRTTDTKFQWGSPIQVGLAKDNLDKKLVKDIKTDQNQMECTNKHSNERPHKRKSTMILSSFSDITYSSSDEDENTIKKKKIQSHEDTNRVLRSNKMVCTARCSEKNTNLNQDSDSSLLADNMETENFKAECKKESKEYLSSESITLCPKKVPHNVRRSITKRREHVINMSSSSPLAHSSNEKQNAITLISKNKSSILTDEKILIELENDNANDNVKTMFESTGTKPLPKKGFSSRINNVYVSLEKLQLEKRKRHEIEKEEAEKKEADQKKKKEEFYKKQLEGRQRKEKQREEEEKHKEGKTKKWNTIVEVKSLKKTNKDEERLRVLNRQIKCTTSVEDNMLSEDDSTSVSREMKITENNLTNNVNCPICNKSFPSNKIETHAAGCEQYISDNEYENDLYIVENKSSPISINNTEILECGVCSKYKTTNGIHYEDHVNSCLQRQHEEESSNEYSSNETSNIPNSPIRCFRPISEQTHSHIDYRRQFSSDSKRQIYPSRKRKR from the exons atgtCAGATAGCATGGAACGAGATAAAGTTGAGATGTTCACATCtaaagaaagggaagaagaagaagaagaaatgaaacgagAACTTATAG atatGAAAATGTATGAGACATGGTATACTTACAAagatatgaaagaaattttaggGTTTATTAATGAATCTAAGGATATGGCAAATATGACTAATGATGAAAAAGATACACAAAAG GAATTAATCCAATCTACTAGTGAATGTACCTCCGAGGTAATGCTCAAGGCAAATTTAGCACAAGAATTGGAGATACAAGAACACAATGATGCAACTCAGTCGATACATTCTTATAAACCTAATCATACATCACCAATACATGAAAGAACATCTTCACATGGATGTAGCAATTCTGATCTTGCCGCTGCTATTGCTGATTCAAGAAACCCTATGTACAGAGGGAAAAAATTTGATAGcaaagatacatttattaGATTACAAGACAATTCAAATATCCGAGATAATTATTCTCATAGCACgagtaaatatatttctttaaaatcaaaaaattctTTACAAGATTCAGATATTATAAATAGCGCAGAAACAAAAATGGACACAAATTCTGAATGTGATCAAAAATTGGATCGATGGCAAATTAATCCACTTGATTCTTGTGTTAGCGAAAACGATGTGCCTTTGCAAGAGCCAAATCGGCCAGTAGTTGAAGATCGCATGCCATTTAGATTATGCAAAGATGCACAAACACCTGAGACGCTTGAGAAGTTACTGCCTgaattaaacttttatttgaaacaaacAGCAGAGTTGTGGCATAGTTGGCACCGTACTACCGATACTAAGTTTCAATGGGGGTCACCCATTCAG GTGGGTCTTGCTAAAGATAATTtggataaaaaattagtaaaagatATTAAGACTGATCAGAATCAGATGGAATGTACAAACAAACATAGCAATGAACGACCTCATAAACGTAAATCAACTAtgattctttcttctttctctgaTATAACATATTCTAGCAGTGATGAGGATGaaaatactattaaaaaaaagaaaattcagtCTCATGAAGATACAAACAGGGTATTACGTTCAAATAAAATGGTATGTACTGCTAGATGCagtgaaaaaaatacaaatttaaaccAAGACAGTGATAGCAGTCTCTTAGCAGATAATATGGAAACTGAAAATTTTAAAGCagaatgtaaaaaagaatctaaagaatatttatcatCTGAATCAATTACCTTATGTCCAAAAAAAGTACCTCACAATGTTAGAAGAAGTATTACTAAAAGGAGAGAACATGTTATTAATATGTCTTCTAGCAGTCCATTAGCACATAGTAgcaatgaaaaacaaaatgcaataactttaatatctaaaaataaaagtagtaTTCTCACTGATGAAAAAATTCTCATAGAATTAGAAAATGATAATGCTAACGACAATGTTAAAACAATGTTTGAGAGTACAGGAACTAAACCATTACCAAAGAAAGGTTTTTCAAGTAGAATAAACAATGTATATGTTTCTTTGGAAAAACTTCAGcttgaaaaacgaaaaaggcatgaaattgaaaaggaagaagctgagaaaaaggaagctgaccaaaagaaaaagaaagaagaattttataaaaaacaattaGAAGGAaggcaaagaaaagaaaagcaaagagaagaggaggaaaagcataaagaaggaaaaaccAAAAAGTGGAATACTATAGTAGAAgtgaaatctttaaaaaaaactaACAAAGATGAAGAAAGATTACGGGTTTTAAATAGACAAATCAAGTGTACAACATCAGTAGAGGATAATATGTTGTCCGAG GACGATAGTACTTCTGTATCTAGAGAAATGAAGATAACAGAGAATAATCTCacaaataatgtaaattgccccatttgtaataaatcttttccaagtaataaaatagaaacacATGCTGCTGGATGTGAACAATATATATCTGATAATGAATacgaaaatgatttatatatagtGGAAAATAAATCATCACCAATAAGCATTAACAATACTGAAATTCTTGAATGTGGTGtttgttcaaaatataaaaccaCTAACGGAATACATTATGAAGATCATGTTAATAGTTGCTTACAAAGACAGCATGAAGAAGAATCGTCAAATG AATATTCAAGCAATGAAACCAGTAACATTCCTAACTCGCCTATTCGTTGTTTCCGACCAATTAGTGAACAAACTCATTCACATATAGATTATAGAAGACAATTCTCCTCAGACAGTAAAAGACAAATATATCCtagtagaaaaagaaaacgttaa
- the LOC132912523 gene encoding uncharacterized protein LOC132912523 isoform X2, whose product MPSSVRCSGLNGPRRFTYVTLDIFEYLYNPRRTERCPQKGVVKQVASKLLRALSEKGLALLVNHGIPECKMKAAYRAFDAFCELPEEMRTKYERNESNYGYVKPGPSKYTDEKEARHVFNVTGRGPLPDEEIPGFKSAVDELARDFKQLSAMLLTALAVGLEQSPDFLLSKHSRMLGPGNESTLRLLYYPPLGAPAPGLARCSAHCDYGTFTLLAQDCEGGLEIQTPHGERWGRVGHLPGAILVNTGDILANWTNNQLPALRHRVVVPEHCGRGRHSIAFFVHPDTNTLIEPLDTKIAQANQEPALCRLQKKKRGVMTAYHHIQRRLRETYAS is encoded by the exons ATGCCCTCTTCCGTACGGTGTTCTGGGCTTAACGGGCCCCGACGTTTTACGTATGTGACGCTTGATATTTTCGAGTATCTGTACAATCCCCGAA GGACTGAGAGATGTCCTCAGAAGGGTGTCGTGAAGCAAGTAGCTTCGAAGCTGCTAAGGGCGCTGTCCGAGAAAGGACTGGCCTTGCTCGTCAACCACGGCATTCCAGAATGCAAG atGAAAGCAGCTTACAGAGCTTTTGATGCATTCTGCGAACTCCCAGAGGAAATGCGAACCAAGTACGAACGCAATGAGAGCAACTACGGATACGTGAAACCAGGACCAtcaaa ATACACCGATGAGAAAGAAGCTCGACATGTTTTCAATGTGACCGGACGCGGACCTCTTCCGGACGAGGAAATACCTGGTTTCAAATCGGCGGTCGACGAACTTGCTCGTGATTTCAAGCAACTATCCGCAATGCTTTTAACT GCTCTGGCCGTGGGCCTAGAGCAATCCCCTGATTTCCTGCTGTCGAAGCATTCGCGCATGCTGGGACCTGGTAACGAGTCGACCCTTCGTCTTCTTTACTATCCTCCTCTTGGTGCACCAGCGCCAGGATTGGCTCGTTGTAGCGCTCATTGCGATTATGGAACTTTCACTTTGTTAGCACAG gaTTGCGAAGGTGGTCTAGAAATACAGACTCCTCATGGTGAACGATGGGGAAGAGTCGGTCATCTCCCAGGTGCAATTTTGGTGAATACCGGGGACATATTAGCGAACTGGACAAACAATCAATTACCAGCATTAAGACACCGAGTTGTTGTACCAGAACATTGTGGTCGAGGTCGTCATTCCATTGCATTTTTCGTGCATCCAGATACTAATACTCTTATCGAACCTTTAGATACAAAAATCGCACAAGCCAACCAAGAACCAGCACTGTGCCgtttacagaaaaagaaacgcgGTGTTATGACTGCGTATCACCATATTCAACGTCGACTTCGAGAAACTTATGCTTCTTAA